From the Kribbella sp. CA-293567 genome, the window GCGGCGCAGGAGCGGCTGCGGGTGCGGATGACTCCGCTGTCGTCTCGTGGACGGTGGTCAGGCAGCGAACCCTTCCGCCTGGCGGACCGGCCGGCACAGGCCGGCCCGGTGGCCGCCATCACGCGGGCCCGGCTGCGGCCGTCCCGGGCGCTGTCGTTCTGGCGGGCGGTGCCTCCGGTGGTCTCCGACCTCACCGAAGCCCCCGGACTCCGCTTGGCGATCGGCATCGGTGAGGCGCCGATCGGTCTGCAGGGCACCTTCTCCTTGTGGGACTCCGGCAAGACCCTGGTCGACTTCGCGTACCGCGGAGAGGCTCATCGCGCCGCGGTCGAGCGGACGGAGCCGGCCCGGTGGTACGCCGAGGAACTCTTCGCCCGCTTCGCCGTCCGCGAGATCGAGGGCACCTACCGCGGGCGGACGCCATGACCAGCTCCCGCGTCGAGACCAGCGCAGCGAGGTCGTGGACAGCGCCCAGGGCGGTCACCTGGGTGGCGGGCGGCTTGGCGGCCGCCGCGGTGCTGGTGCAGATGATCTTCCCGTTCACAGCGGGCGGCACGTTCGCGCTCACAGTCGCCAGCGTGCTGCTGCTCTCGGCCGCCGCGCTGACCCATGCCTTGGCGACCCGGGGCCCGAGCACGGCACTGGCTCTGCTCGTCGTGGCCGGCGGCGGTGGACTGGTCGCTGAGGCGATCGGCGTGAGTACCGGCGTGCCGTTCGGCAGGTACGACTACACCGGCACGCTCGGCTGGGAGGTATTCGGTGTGCCGGGGCTGGTGCCGCTGGCCTGGGTGATGATGGCGTGGCCGGCCCTGCTGGTGGCCCGGCTGCTGGTCCCCGGCCGCCGACCGGTGCTGCGGCTCCTCGTAGCGGCTTGGGCGCTGACGGCCTGGGACGTTTTCCTCGACCCGCAGATGGTCGATGCCGGGCACTGGACCTGGGACGACCCGCACCCCGCGTTGCCCGGGGTGGAAGGAATCCCGCTGACCAACTTCGCCGGCTGGCTGGTGGTGTCGGCGCTCATCTGCGGAGTGCTCGATCGGCTGGTGCCCGCCTCCGCGGGCCGGCGGGTGGAGTTGCGGCGCGACGCCGTACCGGTTGCGGTGTATCTGTGGACCTATGGTTCTTCGGTGCTCGCCCACGCCTTGTTCTTCGGTCGTCCTCCGGTGGCGCTGGTCGGCAGCCTGGTGATGGGAATCGTGGCGCTACCGCTGGCCGCGTTGGTGATTCGCCGGACGGGTCGGCGGTGAGGGTGCCGGCCGGCCGCTGGCTGGTTCGCGCCGGTACGACGTTCGCTGTCGCGTCGCTGGGCCTGACTCTCGACAATCTGCGCCGGCTGCGTGCGCCCTCGCCCGTGGCCTCGCCGGCCTCCGAGACCCTCGCGGTGCTGCTGCCCGTGCGCGACGAGGCCGAGCGGGTCGAGCAGTGCGTGCGCGAACTCGCGTCGGCGGCCGCCCACTGGCCTGGGCCTGCCCGGGTCATCGTGCTCGACGACCGGTCCGCCGACGGCACGGCCGACGCATTGCACCGGATCTTGAACGACAGCGAGCATCCGGTGCCGCATCCGGTCGAGGTGATCACCGGCGTCCCGACACCGAACGGCTGGCTGGGGAAGCCGTGGGCGTGTCAGCAACTCGCCGACGCTGCCGGTGGGGCTTCGGTGCTGGTCTTCGTCGATGCCGACGTGACGGTCTCCGAGGCCGGACTGACCGCGACCGTGAGCCTGCTGCGTTCGTCCGGTCTCGACCTCGTCTGCCCTTATCCGCGCCAGGAAGCCGAGGGCGTCGCGGAGCGGCTCGTGCAACCGCTGCTGCAGTGGTCCTGGATGAGCACGTTGCCGTTGGCAATTGCCGAGAGCTCCGCGCGGCCGTCGCTGACGGCGGCGAACGGCCAGTTGCTCGCTGTCGACGCCGCGGCCTACCGGCGAGCAGGTGGGCACGCGGCGGTCCGGGCCGACGTACTGGAGGACATCGGCCTGCTGCGGGCGCTGAAGCGCTCGGGCGGCCGTGGCGTGGTGGTCGACGGCAGTGACATCGCCTCCTGCCGGATGTACGACGGCTGGCGCGACTTGAGGGCCGGCTATACGAAGTCCTTGTGGGCCGCGTTCGGATCACCGATGGGCGCTGCGGCGGTGACGGCGCTGATGCTGCTTTCCCACGTCGTGCCTGCTGCGGCAGCGCTGCGGGGTTCGCGGGTTGGGCTGATCGGTTACCTCGCCAGTGTGGCCGGGCGGGCGCTGGTGGCCCGGCGTACCGGTGGCCGGGTGCACCCTGATGCCTGGGCGCATCCGCTGTCAGTAGCGGCGTTCGCAGCGCTCACCGCCGACTCCGTGGTGGCCCGCCAACGGGGAACCTTGCGCTGGAAGGGCCGGCCTGTCGAGGTTCGCCGGTGAGCGATTCATGAGCCGGCTGGTCGTCGTTGGGGCAGGCGTCGGCGGGCTTGCCGCCGCCGCTCGGCTGAGTGCGCTCGGGCATCAGGTCACCGTTCTAGAGCAGGCCGATGAGATCGGCGGCAAGCTCGGCACCTTGACCCAGGACGGCTTCGTCTTCGACACGGGCCCTTCGCTGGTGACGATGCCGCAGGTACTGGCCGAGTTGTTCGCCGACACCGGACCTCCGCTCACCGAGGTGCTCGACCTGCAGCGCCTCGACATCGCCTGCCGCTACCGCTTCGCCGACGGCACCGTGCTGGAACTGCCCGGCGAGGCTGCCGACATACCGGCTGCTCTGGACGCCGCCCTCGGACCCGGCCGCGGTGCGCAGTGGTCGGCGTTCATGGAACGAGCCCACCGCATCTGGGACATCACCCGGGAACCGTTCCTGGAGTCACCGATCACCCTCGCGGACATGGCACGGCTGTCGCGCCGACTGGATCAGGTCGGGGCGGTCGCGCCTTGGCGCAGCCTGCGCGGTCTCGGGACGGCGTACCTCGAAGATCCGCGGCTGCGGATGTTGCTCGATCGCTACGCCACCTACACCGGCTCGGACCCTCGCCGGGCACCGGCGGCGCTGGCCGCCGTGCCCTATGCCGAACAGGCTTACGGTTCCTGGTATGTGCCCGGTGGGCTGTACCGGATCGGCGAGGCGCTGCTGCAGCGGGCTCAGTCTCTTGGTGCACAGGTGCGAACCGGCGCCGAGGTTGCCGAAGTACTGTTGAGCGGCG encodes:
- a CDS encoding glycosyltransferase yields the protein MRVPAGRWLVRAGTTFAVASLGLTLDNLRRLRAPSPVASPASETLAVLLPVRDEAERVEQCVRELASAAAHWPGPARVIVLDDRSADGTADALHRILNDSEHPVPHPVEVITGVPTPNGWLGKPWACQQLADAAGGASVLVFVDADVTVSEAGLTATVSLLRSSGLDLVCPYPRQEAEGVAERLVQPLLQWSWMSTLPLAIAESSARPSLTAANGQLLAVDAAAYRRAGGHAAVRADVLEDIGLLRALKRSGGRGVVVDGSDIASCRMYDGWRDLRAGYTKSLWAAFGSPMGAAAVTALMLLSHVVPAAAALRGSRVGLIGYLASVAGRALVARRTGGRVHPDAWAHPLSVAAFAALTADSVVARQRGTLRWKGRPVEVRR
- a CDS encoding carotenoid biosynthesis protein yields the protein MTSSRVETSAARSWTAPRAVTWVAGGLAAAAVLVQMIFPFTAGGTFALTVASVLLLSAAALTHALATRGPSTALALLVVAGGGGLVAEAIGVSTGVPFGRYDYTGTLGWEVFGVPGLVPLAWVMMAWPALLVARLLVPGRRPVLRLLVAAWALTAWDVFLDPQMVDAGHWTWDDPHPALPGVEGIPLTNFAGWLVVSALICGVLDRLVPASAGRRVELRRDAVPVAVYLWTYGSSVLAHALFFGRPPVALVGSLVMGIVALPLAALVIRRTGRR
- a CDS encoding phytoene desaturase family protein, with protein sequence MSRLVVVGAGVGGLAAAARLSALGHQVTVLEQADEIGGKLGTLTQDGFVFDTGPSLVTMPQVLAELFADTGPPLTEVLDLQRLDIACRYRFADGTVLELPGEAADIPAALDAALGPGRGAQWSAFMERAHRIWDITREPFLESPITLADMARLSRRLDQVGAVAPWRSLRGLGTAYLEDPRLRMLLDRYATYTGSDPRRAPAALAAVPYAEQAYGSWYVPGGLYRIGEALLQRAQSLGAQVRTGAEVAEVLLSGGRATGVRLVDGTVIEADAVVANADAAQVYDRLVSGPLARRAAARIHRTTPSLSGFVLLLALDEAPADQPHHQVLFAEDYDAEFDSVFGRRGRARPVERPTVYISAPDDPALVPHAGAGAWFVLVNAPRHDPQDGVDWDSPGLAERYADQVLSVMASRGLDVRRLVRHRTVLSPADLARRTLTPGGSIYGTSSNGASAAFRRPANRSPVPGLYLVGGSSHPGGGLPLVVLSARIVSELIGPA